The genomic segment ATCACGCAGACCCCGTTTGTGAATCTCCTCGCCGACGATGGCGATGGTGGAAACACGTTCAACTTTGACGCGTCTGCTCCGGATGGTGTCAACTTCGGACTATTGAGCTACGGCCCGTTGCTCGCCAGTTCACACAACCCGGCGTTCGGCCCCTATACGGACACGGGCACGGTGGATTTCTTCGTGACGCCTTTGCTGATGTCGCAAGATTTGCAATTTGTCACGCCGCCTGATGCGTGGCAGTTGGACGTACAGAATCCGTCGTTGACCGTCGTTGTGAAGGTGACTTACGATTACGTTCCCGAGCCTGCGAGCCTGACTTTTCTTGCGTTGGGCGCTGGCGCGATGCTCATTCGACGCAGGCGACCGTCACGGTAGGCATGGTACATAAGCCATTG from the Planctomycetia bacterium genome contains:
- a CDS encoding choice-of-anchor E domain-containing protein, which gives rise to MTFAVMGALLGAVASPASADSISFTDQVKFISDLQPTATVTLPAFDTLGNTLTLTNVLVEVFHFASVELKADNDDPFQGATVSGRMFRQWSLTGPGVVSSGSQITQTPFVNLLADDGDGGNTFNFDASAPDGVNFGLLSYGPLLASSHNPAFGPYTDTGTVDFFVTPLLMSQDLQFVTPPDAWQLDVQNPSLTVVVKVTYDYVPEPASLTFLALGAGAMLIRRRRPSR